CGCACACCGCCATACGCGAAGATGCCTCCATCAACCTGGAAGCGATAGCCCGCATGAGTGCAGACTTTCCTGACCTTGATTTGATTTTGGTAGAGTCTGGCGGTGACAACCTGGCGGCGACCTTCAGTCCCGAGCTGTCAGACCTGACCATCTACGTCATCGATGTTGCCGGTGGCGAGAAAATCCCGCGCAAGGGTGGGCCTGGCATTACACGCTCTGATCTGCTGATCATCAATAAAACCGACCTGGCTCCGCATGTGGGGGCCAATCTCGACATCATGGCGCAAGACGCCAAGCGTATGCGTGGCGAACGCCCCTTTGTATTTACTAATCTGCGTACTGGTGACGGGCTGGAAGCAGTAGTCAGTTTCATTCGCCAGCAAGGCATGCTGGATGAAGTCAACAACTAATTTTCAATCTGGAATCTGGAGATCAATATGAAACTTAATAAATTGCGCTGCCTGTGTACGGTCGCGGCACTTGGTAGTGCCATGATTTCATTACCAGCCTTGGCGCATGACAGTGTGCTGCATTCCATGAATGCTTTGCAGGATGGTTTTTTCCATCCCTTCACCGGACTTGACCATTTGCTGGCCATGCTGGCAATAGGCATCTGGGCGGCGCAACAAAAACATGCGCGTGCCTTGTTGATACCAGCCAGTTTTCCCTTGATGATGGTCTTTGGCGGCGCATTGGCTCTTGCAGGCATAGTCTTGCCGGGCGTGGAGCATGGTATCGCCGCCTCAGTGCTTATCCTTGGTTTGTTGATCAGTTTTGCGGTCAAGCTGCCTGTTAGTGTGGGAGTGGCTGTGGTGTCTGTATTTGCCATGGCGCATGGCTATGCACATGGGCAAGAGATGCCAGCGAATGAATCTGCAGTATTGTATGGTGCCGGTTTTGTGCTGGCGACAGCACTGATTCATGCTGCTGGCTGGTTTGCCAGCAATGCGGCTCAAAAGATGCTGACCAGTACATTGCCACGGTATGCAGGAGTGATGATCACTTTGGCAGGTGCTTTTTTCCTTTCAGCAGTTGCTTGATATTTAATAATGGTTAATTAAATTTTATCTGCCATGCAAGGAGAGACGTTTCTCCTTGCTGGCTCCGGTTTCCCCTTGTCGCACAGTAATAATCGACTGTGCCGATTTCGTCTTTCAAAATGCATACAAACATCAAGACTAGGCCTCTTTGCAGGCTTACACTTTGTCATGCTCAATCTGGCAACGCGTGAAATAAGTTTGCAAAAGGCTTATATTTACTGTGATCGATTTCTTCGCGATTTGTCAGCATCAGGTTCTTTGATTGATTTTCAAAAATTGACCGGTTTGATCCGGAGACAAGGCAAATATCATGTGGCAAGGCGTCATTCCCGCAGTTACGACAAAATTCAACCAGGACGATACGCTGGACTTCAAGGAAATGGAACGCTGCTTCCGTTATTTGATGGATGCCGGTTGCGATGGCCTGATCGCTTGCGGCTCTCTGGGTGAAGGCCCTTTGTTATCCCATGCCGAGCGTATCGATGTGCTGAAATTGACGAAAGAAGTGACAGGCAACAAGCCTGCCATCCTGACTGTCGCCGAGGCGGCAACACGGGACGCCTGTGCCTTGGCTGAAAAAGCCGCCAAAGCTGGTGCCGATGGCTTGATGGTTGTGCCTAGCACCATCTATCACACTAATCATCGTGAGACGGTAGCAACCCTGCGCAGCATAGCCGCTGCCGGTGATTTGCCCATCATGATTTACTCCAACCGTCTGGCTTATCGCGTTGATGTGACGACAGACATGCTGGAAGAACTGGCTGATGATGCCCGTTTTGTGGCAGTAAAAGAATCTTCTGATGATATCCGCCGCACTACGGAAATCATCAACCGCCTGGGGCGCCGTTATGACTTGTTCACTGGCGTAGATAATCTGGCTTTTGAAGCCTTGACTGCTGGTGCAACTGGCTGGGTAGCTGGCTTGGTGGTAGCTTTCCCGCATGAGACGGTGGCCATTTACCGCCTCATCAAGGCTGGCCGTTATAACGAAGCCCTGGATATTTATCGCTGGTTCCGTCCTTTGCTGGACCTGGATGTTTCTACTTATCTGGTACAGAACATCAAACTGGTAGAAGCATTGGTCATCGATTCGAATGACCGCGTGCGTGCACCGCGCCTGCCACTGGAAGGTGCTTTGCGTACCCGTGTAGAACAAGTGGTCAGCGCTTCTCTTGCCAATCGTCCGGTTTTGCCAACGTTGAACTGATAGTTTGTTTTAGTGAATGTGATGGCGCAGGAAGCATACCTATGAAGACAACAGTGTGTGTCATTGGTGCTGGCATAGTCGGCACCTCCTGCGCCTTAAAAATGCAGGAAGAGGGCTATCAGGTCAATTTGATTGATGCTGCATCCCCAGGTTGCGGAGTCACCGCTATAGGTATGGGGCATCTGGTTGCTCTGGATGAAAGCGAGCAGGAGCTGGACTTGTGTCTGCTTTCTTTGCGCATGTGGAAAGACTTCTTTACTGAATTTCCTGGTATAGGAGAAGTCAGCCAGTGTGGCACCTTATGGGTGGCAGAGAACGAAGACCAGCTTTCTGAGGCGCATCATCGCGCGCAAGCAATGAATGCGAGGCTATGGCGTGCTGAAACGCTGACTGGCGAACAGGTACAAAAACTGGAACCGGCATTGCGACCTGGCCTTGCCGGTGGTGTCAGGGTATTTGGCGATAGCGTGGTCTATCCACCCAAACTGGCGCATTTCATGGCTCAGCTTCTGGTCAAGCGCGGTGGTAATCTGATCTTGGGCAAACGTGTTGCACAGCTAACAGCAAACCAGTTGGTTTTTGCTGATGGCAGCAAACTTGATGCCGATATCATCATCGTCGCTGCTGGCCTCGAAGTAGCCAAGCTCTTGCCTGAAATTGCCGTGTTTGGCCGCAAAGGCCATCTTGCTATTACTGACCGCTATCCCGGTCGTCTTTCACATCAGATTGTCAGCATGAATTATGGACAAGCCGCAGTCTCTGCTGATGCACTGGCCGTGGCTGCCAATGTACAACCACGTAGTAACGGACAATGGCTGATTGGTTCTTGCAGGCAGGATGGGCAGACAGATAATAGCCTGGATTCCAAGGCGCTCGGGGCGGTCTTGCAGTCCGCCATGACCTTATTACCTTGCCTGGCCGACATGCAAATCATACGTGCCTGGGCAGGCATGCGTCCGGCATCACCCGATGGTCATCCCATTATCGGGCCTCATCCGGGGTTGGCTGGTGTGTGGCTGGCAGCAGGGCATGAAGGCCTGGGTGTGACGATGGCCATGGCGACAGCAAAAATGCTGGCAGACCAGATTGCCGGGCGAGCAGGAGAAATAGATTATCAGCATTATTCACCTGAACGTTTTTTCCCTGTGCAGGAGTTGAAATATGCGTGAGCAAGGCCCAGGCCCAGAAAAAATTGCAAAAATCTGGATTAATGGCTCTCCGTTTGAGGCGACGACGGACATGAGTGTAGCTGCGGCCCTGATGCGGCATGACAATATGCAGACGCGCCAGTCGGTTTCTGGCCAGCCGCGTTTTGCCGTTTGTGGCATGGGCGTATGCCAGGAATGTAGGGTGCGCATTAATGGTCACCCACATAAGCTGGCTTGCCAGGAATACTGTCGCTCAGGCATGGTGATCAATACCGAAACCACCGGTCTGGGAGTGTGACGATGGTGTCGGCGATTTCACCGTTTTCGACGGAAATTCTTATCATAGGTGCCGGTCCTGCGGGCCTGGCAGCGGCACTGGCCGCAGCTGAATTGTCATCCACCGTCACTGTGATCGATGAAAATCCCGCGCCTGGCGGGCAAATCTGGCGCGGTAGTCCAAGAACATGGCGCGACCGGCGGGCACATGAGCTTTGGCAGGCTCTGGCAAATTGCCTGAATGTACGCATGATGTATGGCGTGCGCATTGTTGCTGCTATTTCTGACAAGGAGTTTTTGCTGGAGACAGCAGATGGTGCGCAGAAATTAAGCTGGAATAAGTTGATTATCTGTAGCGGAGCCCGTGAGTTGCTCTTGCCTTTCCCTGGCTGGACTTTGCCCGGCGTCACTGGTGCAGGTGGCTTGCAAGCCTTGATCAAGGGCGGCATGCCAGTGGAAGGCAAGCGTATAGCCGTTGCCGGTAGCGGGCCCTTGTTGCTGGCAGTAGCGGAGACAGTCATACGTGCTGGCGGTCAGGTCGTCAGTATCATAGAAACAAAAAGCAGTAAAAATTTACGTCAATTTTTCTGGGCCTTGCTCAAATCGCATCGCGGCAAGCTGCTACAGTCACTGAAACTGTTCTGGCAGCTTAAGCGCGTACGCTACCGACATGATGCCAGGGTAGTCAAGGCGCATGGTGAGCAGCACTTGCTGGGTATCAGCGTACAACATGGTGACAAGAAAATTGACCTGAGCTGCGATTTACTTGCCTGTGGATTTGGTTTATTACCCAATCTTGAAATTGGCACCTTGTTGGGATGTCAGATCAGGGATGGCAGTATCGTTGTTGATACCAATCAGGCGAGTACACGTGCCGATGTCTGGGTGGCAGGAGAAGCTTGCGGCATAGGTGGTGTTGACAAGGCTTTGGCAGAAGGGCACATTGCCGGTATGGCTGCGATTGGGCAGGTGGCTGAACAAGATGATATGACGCGCCGCGCCCATGCCAGGCAATTTGCTGATTTGCTCAAGCAGAGTTTTGCCACAGATGACAGTCTGCGCAAGTTATGCAAGTCAGATACTTTGGTGTGCCGCTGCGAGGACGTCAGTGCCAGGCAATTGCGTGAACATGACGACTGGCGCACAGCAAAGCTGATGACCAGGGCAGGTATGGGGGCATGTCAGGGGCGTATTTGTGGTGCAGCCTGCCAGTTCATGTTTGGTTGGGAGGCGCCGGGGCTGAGACAACCGGTTTTCCCGACAAAAACATCAACTCTTGCCGCTCTGGGTGGTACGGCGGGGAATGTTGAAGAATAAGGTTGAACAACAAGATTGAAAAACAAGGAAAAATAAAAATGAAACAACTGTATAT
This is a stretch of genomic DNA from Undibacterium sp. KW1. It encodes these proteins:
- a CDS encoding dihydrodipicolinate synthase family protein translates to MWQGVIPAVTTKFNQDDTLDFKEMERCFRYLMDAGCDGLIACGSLGEGPLLSHAERIDVLKLTKEVTGNKPAILTVAEAATRDACALAEKAAKAGADGLMVVPSTIYHTNHRETVATLRSIAAAGDLPIMIYSNRLAYRVDVTTDMLEELADDARFVAVKESSDDIRRTTEIINRLGRRYDLFTGVDNLAFEALTAGATGWVAGLVVAFPHETVAIYRLIKAGRYNEALDIYRWFRPLLDLDVSTYLVQNIKLVEALVIDSNDRVRAPRLPLEGALRTRVEQVVSASLANRPVLPTLN
- a CDS encoding FAD-binding oxidoreductase yields the protein MKTTVCVIGAGIVGTSCALKMQEEGYQVNLIDAASPGCGVTAIGMGHLVALDESEQELDLCLLSLRMWKDFFTEFPGIGEVSQCGTLWVAENEDQLSEAHHRAQAMNARLWRAETLTGEQVQKLEPALRPGLAGGVRVFGDSVVYPPKLAHFMAQLLVKRGGNLILGKRVAQLTANQLVFADGSKLDADIIIVAAGLEVAKLLPEIAVFGRKGHLAITDRYPGRLSHQIVSMNYGQAAVSADALAVAANVQPRSNGQWLIGSCRQDGQTDNSLDSKALGAVLQSAMTLLPCLADMQIIRAWAGMRPASPDGHPIIGPHPGLAGVWLAAGHEGLGVTMAMATAKMLADQIAGRAGEIDYQHYSPERFFPVQELKYA
- a CDS encoding FAD/NAD(P)-binding oxidoreductase → MVSAISPFSTEILIIGAGPAGLAAALAAAELSSTVTVIDENPAPGGQIWRGSPRTWRDRRAHELWQALANCLNVRMMYGVRIVAAISDKEFLLETADGAQKLSWNKLIICSGARELLLPFPGWTLPGVTGAGGLQALIKGGMPVEGKRIAVAGSGPLLLAVAETVIRAGGQVVSIIETKSSKNLRQFFWALLKSHRGKLLQSLKLFWQLKRVRYRHDARVVKAHGEQHLLGISVQHGDKKIDLSCDLLACGFGLLPNLEIGTLLGCQIRDGSIVVDTNQASTRADVWVAGEACGIGGVDKALAEGHIAGMAAIGQVAEQDDMTRRAHARQFADLLKQSFATDDSLRKLCKSDTLVCRCEDVSARQLREHDDWRTAKLMTRAGMGACQGRICGAACQFMFGWEAPGLRQPVFPTKTSTLAALGGTAGNVEE
- a CDS encoding HupE/UreJ family protein: MKLNKLRCLCTVAALGSAMISLPALAHDSVLHSMNALQDGFFHPFTGLDHLLAMLAIGIWAAQQKHARALLIPASFPLMMVFGGALALAGIVLPGVEHGIAASVLILGLLISFAVKLPVSVGVAVVSVFAMAHGYAHGQEMPANESAVLYGAGFVLATALIHAAGWFASNAAQKMLTSTLPRYAGVMITLAGAFFLSAVA
- the ureG gene encoding urease accessory protein UreG, with product MNTQNLSSPEPNPLRVGIGGPVGSGKTALCEMLCKSMRDHYEMAVITNDIYTKEDMEILLRADALPAERLMGVETGGCPHTAIREDASINLEAIARMSADFPDLDLILVESGGDNLAATFSPELSDLTIYVIDVAGGEKIPRKGGPGITRSDLLIINKTDLAPHVGANLDIMAQDAKRMRGERPFVFTNLRTGDGLEAVVSFIRQQGMLDEVNN
- a CDS encoding 2Fe-2S iron-sulfur cluster-binding protein, encoding MREQGPGPEKIAKIWINGSPFEATTDMSVAAALMRHDNMQTRQSVSGQPRFAVCGMGVCQECRVRINGHPHKLACQEYCRSGMVINTETTGLGV